The DNA sequence AATTTTGTTGTGCATGGTTGGCCTGATGCTGCGGGCCGCTTATTTGCAGGTTATTGCGCCCGATAAGCTGGTTCGTGAAGGTGATATGCGCTCTCTGCGCGTGCAGGAAGTCCCGACGGCACGCGGCATGATAAGCGATCGGGCGGGTCGTCCTTTGGCGGTAAGCGTGCCGGTCAACGCCATATGGGCAGATCCAAAAGAAGTGAATGATCACGGCGGCATTTCGCTAGATACTCGCTGGAAAGCGCTGGCCGATGCGTTGGATCTGCCGCTTGACCAGATTGCCGCCAAGGTGAATGCCAATCCCAGTGGCCGCTTTGTCTATCTCGCTCGTCAGATAAACCCAGCAATCGGTGAATATGTTCATAAACTTAAGTTGCCGGGCATTAATCTGCGTCAAGAGTCGCGCCGCTACTACCCTTCAGGACAAGTCACATCGCATTTAATCGGTTTTACCAATATCGATGGTCAGGGCATTGAAGGCATCGAGAAAAGCTTCGACCGCTGGTTAACCGGGCGGCCGGGTGAGCGGACGGTGCGTAAAGATCGCTTCGGCCGCGTTATCGAGGACATTTCCTCGGTAGACAGTCAGGCCGCTCATAATCTGGTGCTCAGTATTGATGAACGCTTGCAGGCGCTGGTCTACCGTGAACTGAACAATGCCGTAGCGTTTAACAAGGCGGAATCCGGTACGGCGGTGTTAGTGGATGTTAACACCGGTGAAGTGCTGGCGATGGCCAATAGCCCTTCCTATAACCCGAATAACCTGAGCGGTACAGCAACTGACGTGATTCGTAACCGGGCGATTACCGATATTTTTGAACCCGGTTCGACAGTAAAGCCGATGGTGGTGATGACGGCGCTTCAGCGTAACGTCGTGAAAGAGAATGCGGTACTCAATACGCTGCCGTATTACATCAACGGTCACGAAATCAAAGACGTGGCACGCTATAGCGAACTGACACTGGCCGGTGTGCTGCAAAAGTCCAGTAACGTTGGGGTATCACATCTGGCGCTGGCGATGCCGGCCTCTGCATTAGTGGACACTTACTCTCGTTTCGGCCTTGGTAAACCGACCAATCTGGGGTTAGTCGGTGAAAGCCTTGGCCTTTATCCAAACCGTCAACGCTGGTCGGATATCGAGCGCGCGACCTTCTCGTTTGGCTATGGGTTGATGGTGACGCCGCTGCAACTGGCCCGCGTTTACGCCACCATCGGCAGTTTTGGCGTTTATCGCCCGCTGTCGATAACCAAAGTTGACCCGCCAGTCCCCGGTGAACGGGCGTTCCCGGAATCGATAGTCCGCACGGTGGTACACATGATGGAAAGCGTGGCATTACCCGGCGGCGGCGGCACGAAAGCGGCGGTGAAGGGGTATCGCATAGCCATTAAAACCGGTACGGCAAAGAAAGTCGGCCCGGATGGAAAATACATCAACAAGTACATTGCCTATACCGCCGGAGTCGCTCCCGCCAGTAATCCGCGCTTTGCGCTGGTGGTGGTTATCAATGACCCTCAGGCGGGCAAATACTACGGTGGTGCTGTATCGGCACCGGTCTTCGGCGCAATCATGGGCGGTGTGTTACGTACCATGAACATCGAACCAGATGCGTTGGCGAACGGCGAGAAAAGTGAATTTGTGACTAACAGAAAAGAGGGTTCAGGTGACAGATCGTAACTTGCGCGATGTCCTGACGCCGTGGGTCAGTGACGCCCCGGCGTGTGCGCTGCGGGAAATGACATTAGACAGCCGTGCAGCGGCTGCCGGGGATCTGTTTGTGGCTGTGGTCGGCCATAAAACCGATGGGCGGCACTATATTCCGCAAGCTATCGCGCAGGGTGTGGCGGCGATTGTCGCGCAGGCTGATGCCGACATGCCGGACGGTAAGCGGGTTGATATGCATGGTGTCCCGGTGATTTATCTCGCCAACCTGAATCAGCGGCTCTCAGAACTGGCCGGGCGTTTTTATC is a window from the Dickeya lacustris genome containing:
- a CDS encoding peptidoglycan glycosyltransferase FtsI translates to MKAARPGKLKRQEEHASFVSWRFALLCGGILLCMVGLMLRAAYLQVIAPDKLVREGDMRSLRVQEVPTARGMISDRAGRPLAVSVPVNAIWADPKEVNDHGGISLDTRWKALADALDLPLDQIAAKVNANPSGRFVYLARQINPAIGEYVHKLKLPGINLRQESRRYYPSGQVTSHLIGFTNIDGQGIEGIEKSFDRWLTGRPGERTVRKDRFGRVIEDISSVDSQAAHNLVLSIDERLQALVYRELNNAVAFNKAESGTAVLVDVNTGEVLAMANSPSYNPNNLSGTATDVIRNRAITDIFEPGSTVKPMVVMTALQRNVVKENAVLNTLPYYINGHEIKDVARYSELTLAGVLQKSSNVGVSHLALAMPASALVDTYSRFGLGKPTNLGLVGESLGLYPNRQRWSDIERATFSFGYGLMVTPLQLARVYATIGSFGVYRPLSITKVDPPVPGERAFPESIVRTVVHMMESVALPGGGGTKAAVKGYRIAIKTGTAKKVGPDGKYINKYIAYTAGVAPASNPRFALVVVINDPQAGKYYGGAVSAPVFGAIMGGVLRTMNIEPDALANGEKSEFVTNRKEGSGDRS